One stretch of Cedecea neteri DNA includes these proteins:
- a CDS encoding EscG/YscG/SsaH family type III secretion system needle protein co-chaperone produces MVEAAFAGINHGLQRQVHAILPALPLLVENTSLQALCRAVLLAGLNESALARQALADVALPEAETVKTWLK; encoded by the coding sequence GTGGTCGAGGCGGCCTTTGCCGGGATAAACCACGGTCTGCAACGACAAGTCCATGCCATTCTGCCAGCGCTACCTTTGCTGGTTGAGAACACCAGCCTGCAGGCGTTATGCCGCGCGGTGCTGCTGGCCGGTTTGAACGAGTCCGCCCTGGCACGCCAGGCGCTTGCAGACGTTGCCCTTCCAGAAGCTGAAACAGTGAAAACCTGGCTTAAATAA
- a CDS encoding YscQ/HrcQ family type III secretion apparatus protein: protein MTLISFEESNLAGMLQTEGIELGALHVAAQRWTDSPQGRLFSVTAEDTPCGIWLAESDWQRWCEGTLGTASAQEVDAQLLAGVAQWGLSPLLQASGAILHNGPGEPRRCSMLNQYVALVFAWQIDGYAFRCVLFGWPTTWFRTIARQVSPGVRPVRLLPPVAFACYVGWCQASMHEMASIGPGTGLRMSPFGRPREGELVVLLATGSAARIRIEEGGDVEIEALVNDMESLLAEDSDRAGPASPLSYHLDALPQKLLVEVGQIDIALGTLRTLREGDLIATEARLSPDVKLRLNGRVIGEGELIACGESFLVRVTQWFVHPSDAQSIGEDTVNT from the coding sequence ATGACGCTGATCTCTTTTGAGGAGAGCAACCTTGCCGGGATGTTGCAAACGGAAGGGATTGAGCTTGGGGCGCTCCATGTTGCGGCGCAGCGCTGGACTGACAGCCCGCAGGGGAGACTGTTTTCAGTCACTGCCGAAGATACGCCGTGCGGCATCTGGTTAGCCGAAAGCGACTGGCAGCGGTGGTGTGAAGGGACCCTGGGGACCGCTTCAGCGCAAGAAGTCGACGCCCAACTGCTGGCGGGAGTTGCGCAATGGGGACTATCGCCGCTGTTGCAGGCAAGCGGCGCGATATTACACAACGGGCCGGGAGAACCGCGCCGCTGTAGCATGCTCAACCAGTACGTTGCGCTGGTATTTGCCTGGCAGATTGACGGCTACGCGTTCCGCTGTGTGCTGTTTGGCTGGCCCACCACCTGGTTTCGCACCATTGCCCGGCAGGTAAGCCCCGGTGTCCGGCCAGTGCGTTTATTGCCGCCGGTGGCGTTCGCCTGTTACGTCGGCTGGTGTCAGGCCTCGATGCACGAGATGGCAAGCATTGGCCCGGGTACAGGGTTGCGGATGAGCCCTTTTGGCCGTCCGCGCGAGGGTGAATTGGTTGTACTACTGGCGACGGGAAGTGCAGCGCGTATCCGAATCGAAGAGGGGGGAGACGTGGAAATTGAAGCATTGGTCAATGATATGGAAAGCTTGTTGGCCGAGGACAGCGATCGTGCGGGTCCTGCCTCGCCCTTGTCGTATCACCTTGACGCCCTGCCGCAAAAGCTGCTGGTAGAGGTAGGTCAAATTGATATCGCCCTTGGCACGCTGCGGACATTACGCGAAGGGGACCTTATTGCGACCGAAGCCAGGCTCTCACCCGACGTGAAGCTAAGACTCAATGGCCGCGTGATAGGCGAGGGTGAACTCATCGCCTGCGGGGAGAGTTTTCTGGTGCGAGTCACCCAATGGTTTGTGCATCCGTCTGACGCTCAGAGCATTGGGGAGGATACGGTGAATACCTGA
- the sctF gene encoding type III secretion system needle filament subunit SctF, with the protein MNVEQLVDSLSRLAHQAGQAIEDKMNGQDISNPEAMLKAQFAVQQYSTFINYESAMIKTIKDMLSGIITKI; encoded by the coding sequence ATGAACGTTGAGCAGCTTGTTGACAGCTTATCGCGCCTGGCACATCAGGCCGGGCAGGCGATTGAGGACAAAATGAACGGCCAGGACATCTCAAATCCGGAAGCCATGCTCAAAGCCCAGTTTGCCGTACAGCAGTACTCCACTTTTATTAACTACGAGAGTGCGATGATCAAAACTATCAAAGATATGCTCAGTGGCATTATCACCAAAATATGA
- the ssaJ gene encoding EscJ/YscJ/HrcJ family type III secretion inner membrane ring protein SsaJ — MKYLRLALILGLALLLTGCRVELYSALPEDDANQMLAILMQHNIDADKQPKAGGVTLRVEQSQFINAVELLRLNGFPRRSYVSAETMFPPNQLVVSPAEEQQKIVFLNEQRIERMLSQMDGVIHADVTIAYGRANDDGSVGPASVAVFIKYSPQVNLEAFRVQISNLVEKSIPGVQKEHIGILMQPAEFRMLSVANMPTATPWRAIAWINLHRWALMPPLLLAMLLLISLMLIVWRKRG, encoded by the coding sequence ATGAAGTATCTGCGTCTGGCTCTGATCCTCGGGCTGGCGTTACTGCTGACGGGCTGCCGCGTTGAGCTCTACAGCGCGCTGCCCGAGGACGATGCCAATCAGATGCTGGCGATCCTGATGCAGCACAATATCGATGCCGATAAGCAGCCCAAGGCCGGGGGCGTTACGCTGCGGGTGGAACAATCGCAGTTTATCAACGCTGTTGAACTGCTGCGTCTGAACGGTTTTCCACGGCGCAGCTACGTTTCTGCGGAAACCATGTTTCCCCCAAATCAACTGGTGGTATCGCCCGCAGAGGAGCAGCAAAAAATTGTTTTCCTCAACGAGCAGAGAATTGAGCGGATGCTGAGTCAGATGGACGGGGTGATCCACGCTGATGTGACCATTGCTTATGGTCGTGCGAATGACGACGGGTCCGTTGGACCGGCTTCCGTGGCGGTATTTATCAAGTATTCACCGCAGGTCAATCTTGAAGCTTTCCGGGTGCAGATAAGCAACCTGGTTGAAAAGTCTATCCCCGGCGTGCAGAAAGAGCATATTGGCATTCTGATGCAGCCAGCCGAATTTCGTATGCTGAGCGTGGCTAACATGCCAACGGCCACCCCGTGGAGGGCAATCGCGTGGATAAATCTACATCGCTGGGCTTTGATGCCTCCGTTGCTGCTGGCAATGCTGCTGCTGATTTCTCTGATGTTGATAGTCTGGCGCAAAAGAGGCTAG
- a CDS encoding type III secretion system protein SsaM (Salmonella pathogenicity island 2 protein; member of a type III secretion system involved in the survival and replication of Salmonella in a host cell; is involved in the secretion of translocator and effector proteins), whose product MALDRVTELNILLFMQLAELPAQPAAAGMYWQGERFQTWLSWQDDRLHISQCMPLAPYDDNLLLLALQRWKPADFAGIPQRIFQLRSCLAMNCCPAVDSAAELWLRVHHRQQAFLESLCKS is encoded by the coding sequence ATGGCGTTAGACCGAGTGACAGAGCTTAATATTCTGCTGTTTATGCAGCTAGCCGAACTGCCCGCGCAGCCAGCCGCCGCTGGGATGTACTGGCAGGGCGAGCGGTTTCAAACCTGGCTTAGCTGGCAGGATGACCGACTCCACATTAGCCAGTGTATGCCGCTGGCTCCCTATGATGACAACCTGCTGTTACTGGCGCTTCAGCGCTGGAAGCCCGCTGACTTTGCCGGAATTCCACAGCGTATTTTTCAGCTGCGCAGTTGCCTGGCGATGAACTGTTGTCCGGCAGTCGATAGTGCGGCGGAACTGTGGCTGCGGGTGCATCACCGGCAGCAAGCTTTTCTGGAGTCGCTATGCAAATCTTAA
- a CDS encoding type III secretion system domain-containing protein, producing the protein MHRYLWTPARYAHSRWLTRLGFAPAAKWRYGANPPLDRCLNQALQVRRGTPRLPVTLSLRQQRMVQLAPRLQAFALATGLLVLGCNDYFLLPDYRRALLHLLDDGLIWQLFGLCQGNHRALFSPTQTVEIALQLGTAVLTRAAQNDPVLYALLITLAPCERALWLPVPALAMNLLERTLCADFR; encoded by the coding sequence ATGCATCGTTATCTGTGGACACCCGCGCGCTACGCCCACTCTCGTTGGCTGACACGGCTTGGCTTTGCCCCTGCGGCGAAGTGGCGCTACGGGGCCAACCCACCGCTCGACCGGTGTCTGAATCAGGCACTGCAGGTACGCAGAGGAACGCCGCGTCTTCCTGTCACGCTTAGCCTCCGGCAGCAGCGCATGGTTCAGCTTGCTCCTCGTCTTCAGGCATTTGCGCTGGCAACGGGACTGCTGGTACTCGGCTGCAACGACTATTTTCTGCTGCCGGACTACCGGCGGGCGCTATTACACCTGCTTGATGACGGGCTTATCTGGCAACTGTTCGGACTTTGCCAGGGAAACCACCGTGCCCTATTTTCGCCGACACAAACGGTTGAAATTGCATTGCAGTTGGGTACTGCCGTACTGACCCGCGCCGCACAAAACGATCCTGTGCTGTATGCGCTGCTGATTACGCTTGCGCCCTGTGAACGTGCGTTATGGTTGCCGGTACCGGCGCTGGCGATGAATTTACTGGAGCGAACGCTATGTGCCGACTTCCGCTGA
- the sctI gene encoding type III secretion system inner rod subunit SctI, producing MSAINSVTAMDVATMAAAPSATVVPAPDGEQIAAFNKLLFAGTPQGDVGSLTPSQMLVQQATTLGATVGVDLGAKVAGAVSQSVNKLANMT from the coding sequence ATGAGTGCGATTAACAGCGTAACCGCGATGGACGTTGCCACCATGGCCGCAGCGCCATCAGCAACTGTCGTACCCGCGCCGGATGGCGAGCAAATAGCCGCCTTCAATAAATTACTCTTTGCCGGTACGCCGCAGGGGGATGTAGGCAGTCTGACACCCTCTCAGATGCTTGTGCAGCAGGCCACGACGCTCGGGGCTACCGTGGGCGTGGACCTGGGCGCTAAGGTGGCTGGTGCAGTTTCCCAGTCAGTTAATAAACTGGCTAATATGACATGA
- a CDS encoding pathogenicity island 2 effector protein SseG (with SseF is involved in the aggregation of the host endosomes): protein MVDIGRIGHGVEVSAEVRQMVREMVEGLTVPVLPAPQHDAANKEAEDACKQGQKSMLARLTERAADMIPAGFFSWQSVVLGGQILCCGTGIVLAVFSGGSAPLLLLAGFGLAIAIADIACLIYHYKHGLPMGHDSIANAVNLIAHRFYDASKSQSIAGMVSLGSRALLTAAVVGQPFMMTSVGLSFPVFCPVSNAAWGTLAFLRFGAAGCPVTGQQVSVPFFRLLARLFPPTDNPAKSAVTFRPSPDR, encoded by the coding sequence ATGGTAGATATTGGTCGTATTGGTCATGGCGTGGAGGTCAGTGCTGAAGTGCGGCAGATGGTGCGGGAAATGGTCGAGGGGTTGACGGTTCCGGTTTTACCCGCTCCGCAGCATGATGCCGCGAATAAGGAGGCTGAAGACGCCTGCAAACAGGGGCAGAAGAGTATGCTCGCCAGACTGACTGAACGGGCGGCAGACATGATCCCCGCAGGCTTTTTCAGCTGGCAGAGCGTGGTGCTGGGAGGGCAGATTTTGTGCTGTGGTACGGGGATCGTGCTGGCGGTATTCAGCGGTGGCTCGGCACCGCTGCTGCTGCTCGCCGGGTTTGGCCTGGCCATTGCCATTGCCGACATTGCCTGCCTGATTTATCACTACAAACATGGCTTGCCGATGGGGCACGACAGCATCGCCAACGCGGTGAACCTCATTGCGCACCGTTTTTATGACGCGAGCAAGAGCCAGAGTATTGCCGGAATGGTGTCTCTGGGGTCACGTGCATTACTCACGGCGGCGGTCGTCGGTCAGCCGTTTATGATGACTTCCGTCGGCCTGAGCTTCCCGGTCTTTTGCCCGGTGAGCAATGCCGCCTGGGGAACGCTGGCATTTTTGCGCTTCGGGGCAGCAGGCTGTCCGGTAACCGGACAGCAGGTGAGCGTACCCTTTTTCCGCCTACTGGCTCGTCTGTTTCCGCCAACGGATAACCCTGCAAAATCTGCCGTCACTTTCAGGCCATCACCTGATAGGTAA
- the sctL gene encoding type III secretion system stator protein SctL, with the protein MCRLPLIELAAPLPGGRIIPAVQLTALLQQAACIRRADLEAKGIVNAARRKAEGLIQQAKKNCREMEASRQREFSALQRDTLRRLESRWLRKHVFRLLGDEAQEQALVSAVSGRIHHCLEQVLSAWFEQQPPDRTLCARLALQAEQMANEGVLTLQCHPDLQQSMREAFGSRFVLLAAPELPRDSVVLASSQLSVAFSLEGHFQQLLQWLRPGCPETGEQDESP; encoded by the coding sequence ATGTGCCGACTTCCGCTGATTGAACTTGCTGCGCCACTGCCGGGCGGGCGCATTATCCCGGCAGTACAGTTAACGGCGCTGCTGCAACAGGCCGCCTGCATACGTCGTGCGGACCTTGAGGCAAAAGGGATAGTCAATGCGGCCCGGCGCAAAGCCGAGGGCCTCATTCAGCAAGCGAAGAAAAACTGCCGCGAAATGGAGGCCTCCAGGCAGCGTGAGTTCAGCGCATTGCAACGCGATACGCTCAGGCGCCTGGAATCCCGCTGGCTGCGAAAGCACGTCTTTCGCCTGTTGGGTGATGAAGCCCAGGAGCAGGCGCTGGTCAGCGCGGTATCGGGCCGCATCCATCACTGTCTTGAGCAGGTATTAAGCGCCTGGTTCGAACAGCAACCCCCGGATAGAACGCTGTGCGCCCGGCTCGCTTTGCAGGCAGAACAGATGGCGAATGAGGGGGTGTTGACCCTGCAGTGCCATCCTGACCTTCAGCAGAGCATGCGGGAGGCGTTCGGCTCGCGCTTTGTGCTGCTTGCGGCCCCTGAGCTACCCCGGGACAGCGTGGTTTTAGCGTCGTCACAGCTGTCGGTGGCGTTCTCGCTCGAAGGCCATTTTCAACAATTGTTGCAATGGCTGCGCCCGGGTTGCCCAGAGACAGGAGAGCAGGATGAAAGTCCCTGA
- a CDS encoding EscV/YscV/HrcV family type III secretion system export apparatus protein: protein MQILMMKSMSMRGLQKGLAACAGRQDIILAVVLLIAIVMMILPLPTFMVDILIAVNIAFSVILLLIAIYINDPLELSVFPSLLLITTLYRLSLTISTSRLVLLQHDAGNIVDAFGHFVVGGNLTVGLVIFTIITIIQFIVITKGTERVAEVSARFSLDGMPGKQMSIDGDLRAGVIDAVQARHLRQQVQQESRFLGAMDGAMKFVKGDAIAGIIVVLVNIIGGIIIAVVQYDMPLGDAVQTYSVLSIGDGLCGQIPSLLISLSAGIIVTRVPGEKKQNLASELTTQLGRQPQALMLTAAVLILFALIPGFPFLDFFVLAAFTALPFFLFWRRSRHPQHDIPQTGEMSEDRMQPGAMPLTLHVMPSLNTGTLARDIDALRWMLFEEYGVPLPEIIIRPDSRDYVQGMSVLIYQEPVFSCAIPENAYLLLEPDKQPGCEVQPLPDGMGSIGWLAAEAGKKAQSMGLAVAEGTQRITALLRQVLLRHMAEFIGVQEARYLMDAMEKRYSELVKELQRQLPISKITETLQRLVAESISIRDLRTVFGTLIEWAPREKDVLMLTEYVRMSLRRHILHRLQPNGEALRVLRVGEGIENLIRESIRQTSMGTYAALSLGQSSRILSLIQEALAEHGELNIVTSVDARRFLRKITETGLFNVPVLSWQELGENCSVQVVHSIDLTPQELAGDDD, encoded by the coding sequence ATGCAAATCTTAATGATGAAAAGCATGAGTATGCGAGGTCTACAGAAGGGGCTCGCCGCCTGCGCCGGCCGTCAGGACATTATTCTGGCCGTGGTGCTGCTGATTGCTATCGTGATGATGATCCTGCCGTTACCGACGTTCATGGTGGATATTCTGATCGCTGTTAACATCGCGTTTTCGGTCATTTTGCTGCTGATTGCAATCTACATCAATGACCCGCTGGAACTGTCGGTTTTCCCTTCTTTGCTGCTGATTACCACTCTGTACCGGCTGTCATTGACCATCAGCACTTCGCGATTGGTTTTGCTGCAGCACGATGCGGGCAACATTGTGGACGCCTTCGGCCATTTTGTGGTGGGGGGCAACCTGACGGTGGGGCTGGTGATTTTTACGATAATCACCATCATCCAGTTTATCGTCATCACGAAAGGGACCGAGCGCGTGGCCGAAGTCAGCGCCCGCTTCTCGCTCGACGGTATGCCTGGAAAGCAAATGAGCATTGATGGTGATCTGCGGGCCGGAGTGATTGACGCGGTTCAGGCGCGGCACCTTCGCCAGCAGGTTCAGCAGGAGAGCCGCTTTCTTGGCGCCATGGATGGAGCCATGAAGTTTGTTAAAGGCGATGCGATCGCCGGAATTATTGTGGTTCTGGTCAATATTATCGGTGGCATCATCATCGCCGTGGTGCAGTACGACATGCCGCTGGGTGATGCGGTACAAACCTACAGCGTGTTATCGATTGGCGATGGGCTGTGCGGACAGATCCCTTCACTGCTTATCTCACTGAGCGCCGGAATTATCGTCACCCGCGTGCCAGGGGAGAAGAAACAGAATCTTGCCAGTGAATTAACCACCCAGCTTGGTCGACAGCCGCAGGCGCTGATGTTGACGGCCGCGGTCCTGATATTATTCGCCCTGATCCCCGGCTTTCCCTTTCTGGACTTTTTTGTCCTGGCGGCGTTCACCGCGCTGCCGTTCTTTTTATTCTGGCGTCGCTCCAGGCACCCACAACACGATATACCGCAGACGGGAGAGATGAGTGAAGACCGGATGCAGCCTGGTGCCATGCCGTTAACGCTGCACGTGATGCCATCGCTCAATACCGGCACGCTGGCCCGGGATATTGATGCCTTACGTTGGATGCTTTTCGAAGAGTACGGTGTGCCGCTGCCGGAAATCATTATCAGGCCAGATAGCAGGGACTACGTGCAGGGGATGTCGGTGCTGATTTACCAGGAGCCGGTCTTTTCATGCGCCATCCCCGAGAACGCATATCTGCTACTGGAGCCAGATAAACAGCCGGGGTGCGAAGTACAACCGCTGCCGGACGGGATGGGAAGTATCGGCTGGCTGGCAGCGGAGGCCGGAAAAAAAGCGCAGAGCATGGGGCTAGCGGTTGCCGAGGGAACCCAGCGCATCACGGCATTGCTCCGCCAGGTCCTGTTACGTCACATGGCGGAGTTTATCGGGGTGCAGGAGGCCCGATATCTGATGGATGCCATGGAGAAGCGCTATTCTGAGCTGGTTAAAGAGCTGCAGCGGCAGCTGCCGATAAGCAAGATTACGGAAACCCTCCAGAGGCTGGTGGCGGAAAGTATTTCGATCCGTGATTTACGCACGGTCTTTGGCACCCTGATTGAATGGGCGCCGCGTGAGAAAGATGTGCTGATGCTGACCGAATATGTGCGCATGTCGCTGCGTCGGCATATTTTGCACCGGCTACAACCGAACGGTGAGGCGCTGCGCGTCCTGCGAGTGGGGGAAGGAATCGAAAACCTGATCCGCGAGTCTATCCGTCAGACCTCGATGGGGACCTATGCGGCCCTGAGCCTCGGGCAAAGTTCGCGCATTCTGAGCTTAATTCAGGAGGCACTGGCAGAGCACGGTGAGTTGAACATTGTTACCTCCGTCGATGCTCGCCGCTTTCTGCGCAAAATAACGGAAACGGGGCTGTTTAATGTTCCCGTACTCTCCTGGCAGGAGCTGGGAGAAAACTGTTCGGTACAGGTTGTGCACAGTATCGATCTCACACCACAGGAGCTTGCCGGTGACGATGATTAA
- a CDS encoding EscN/YscN/HrcN family type III secretion system ATPase — MKAEVQAAIEKSLTPLRDVPQGYLKTGRLLHVGATLLNAYLPGVFMGEVCCVLPEGALAEVVGIDGATAQLSPFATTTGLYCGQKVRSLGRRHRVPVGEDLLGRVLDGMGLPLDDGPAPQGPWRDYDAPPPSPLLRQLIERPMLTGIHAIDGLLTCGEGQRMGIFAAAGVGKSTLMSMLCRSPDSDINVLVLIGERGREVREFIEQTLGEETRRRCVMVVSTSDRPALERMRALWVATTIAEAFRDRGKRVLLFADSLTRYARAAREIALAGGEVAVSGSYPPSVFAALPRLLERAGKGTLGSITAFYTVLVESDDMNEPLADEVRSLLDGHIVLSRRLAEAAHFPAIDVLASLSRLMPMVASGEHRALANAIRQLLSVYRDVELLVRIGEFVRGEDPRADRAVDRYSDICHFLQQQSNEPCNLDELLAQMRFLTDI; from the coding sequence ATTAAAGCCGAGGTGCAGGCCGCCATTGAAAAATCGCTGACGCCACTGCGGGACGTACCACAAGGTTATCTGAAAACCGGGCGCTTATTGCACGTTGGCGCGACGCTGCTCAACGCATATCTGCCAGGCGTTTTTATGGGTGAGGTGTGTTGCGTGTTGCCAGAAGGTGCGCTGGCGGAGGTTGTTGGTATCGACGGCGCGACGGCGCAGCTTTCACCTTTTGCCACTACCACAGGCCTGTACTGTGGACAGAAGGTGCGATCCCTGGGGCGGCGACATCGTGTTCCGGTGGGGGAAGATCTCTTAGGGCGAGTGCTGGACGGTATGGGATTACCTCTTGATGATGGCCCCGCCCCGCAGGGGCCCTGGAGAGATTACGATGCACCGCCACCTTCGCCGCTGCTGCGCCAGCTGATTGAGAGGCCGATGCTTACGGGGATCCACGCCATCGACGGGCTTTTGACCTGTGGTGAAGGACAGCGTATGGGGATTTTTGCAGCGGCGGGGGTGGGGAAAAGCACCCTGATGTCGATGCTGTGCCGCAGCCCGGATAGCGACATCAACGTGCTGGTGCTTATCGGTGAGCGTGGTCGAGAAGTGCGTGAATTCATTGAGCAAACGCTGGGTGAAGAGACACGACGGCGCTGCGTGATGGTGGTTTCAACGTCCGACCGGCCCGCGCTTGAACGCATGAGGGCGCTATGGGTGGCGACCACCATCGCCGAAGCGTTTCGCGATCGCGGCAAGCGCGTACTGCTGTTTGCCGATTCCTTAACCCGCTACGCCCGCGCCGCCCGCGAGATAGCGCTCGCCGGTGGCGAAGTTGCAGTTTCCGGCAGCTATCCTCCCAGCGTTTTTGCGGCATTACCACGGCTGCTCGAACGGGCGGGTAAGGGCACCCTCGGCAGCATTACCGCGTTTTACACCGTACTGGTGGAAAGCGACGACATGAACGAACCGTTGGCCGATGAAGTGAGATCGTTACTCGACGGCCACATCGTACTGTCACGCCGCCTGGCAGAAGCGGCCCACTTTCCTGCCATTGACGTGTTAGCCAGCCTTAGCCGCCTGATGCCGATGGTGGCCAGCGGTGAACACCGGGCGTTGGCGAACGCGATCCGGCAGTTGCTGTCGGTGTATCGCGACGTGGAGCTTCTGGTGCGGATAGGTGAGTTCGTGCGCGGAGAAGATCCTCGTGCCGACCGGGCGGTAGACCGCTATTCCGACATTTGTCATTTCCTGCAACAACAGAGTAATGAACCATGCAATCTCGACGAACTGCTGGCGCAAATGCGTTTTTTGACGGACATCTGA
- a CDS encoding TyeA family type III secretion system gatekeeper subunit has translation MKVPETTALQNHDASLREPQVPVEDAPSPMAQALIELEETSGSALIETLEDMGMALSGRLKDLQQADLKERLDQRQQALLRMVQRMQEQAGGIPAQLTQPHSGSPLGQQLLGVAALLLAEKPNSKRRKALSDKLAELMSEQGWEISLFGMLELGQVSKGALAQINRLFQQAMDEEVASLAEWFQRIMDWPDRRQRLRVLLRMMAFELSACVVGSQQQRLAGVLVRLRRLLLFLGLEQECLRTESACEMASGTLLPLLIEMINESWLFDEWLAPRLAQRAASARLYNRLLQHLDALFSLMPEPCFNDDDQREQILAVLRSMKGDRAIT, from the coding sequence ATGAAAGTCCCTGAGACGACCGCGCTACAGAATCATGACGCCAGCCTGCGTGAGCCGCAGGTGCCGGTGGAAGATGCACCATCACCGATGGCGCAGGCGCTTATTGAGCTTGAAGAAACCTCCGGCAGCGCGCTAATAGAAACGCTCGAAGACATGGGAATGGCGCTGAGCGGACGGCTCAAAGATTTACAGCAAGCAGATCTCAAAGAACGGCTTGATCAACGACAGCAGGCCTTGTTGCGGATGGTACAGCGGATGCAGGAGCAGGCGGGCGGTATCCCCGCTCAACTGACGCAACCACATTCCGGTTCGCCCCTCGGTCAACAGCTGTTGGGCGTTGCGGCGTTACTGCTCGCTGAAAAACCAAATAGCAAAAGACGTAAAGCGCTGAGCGACAAGCTTGCTGAACTGATGAGCGAGCAGGGTTGGGAAATATCGCTGTTTGGCATGCTGGAGCTGGGACAGGTGAGCAAAGGCGCGCTGGCGCAAATCAATCGTCTATTCCAGCAGGCAATGGACGAGGAGGTTGCCTCATTAGCCGAGTGGTTTCAGCGCATCATGGACTGGCCGGACCGTCGCCAGCGGCTGAGGGTGCTGCTGCGCATGATGGCCTTTGAGCTTTCCGCCTGTGTTGTCGGTTCCCAACAACAGCGGCTGGCGGGGGTGCTGGTACGCCTGCGCCGATTATTGCTGTTTTTAGGGCTTGAGCAGGAGTGCTTGCGAACCGAATCCGCGTGCGAGATGGCTTCAGGAACGCTGCTTCCGTTGCTTATCGAGATGATCAATGAAAGCTGGCTGTTTGATGAATGGCTCGCGCCACGGCTGGCGCAGCGGGCCGCGTCTGCGCGTTTATACAACCGACTTTTACAACATCTGGATGCGCTGTTCTCGCTGATGCCCGAACCCTGTTTTAACGATGACGATCAGCGTGAACAAATTCTCGCCGTACTGCGCAGTATGAAGGGAGATCGGGCTATCACCTGA
- a CDS encoding Secretion system apparatus protein ssaP, which produces MNVNRTEGCLWHTWLTEQEKRPSTETTRFIQLMVQVVEMPDGRDGKSALRQQKQRFRLVNGSLAGVICEMETREGKTFFTVLVPRRDLCRQLKHFSAWLNAGLLAAGHNVALEVVYDADLF; this is translated from the coding sequence ATGAACGTTAACCGAACGGAAGGTTGCCTCTGGCATACCTGGCTGACGGAACAGGAGAAACGGCCATCTACTGAAACCACCCGATTTATTCAGCTGATGGTGCAGGTGGTGGAAATGCCTGACGGCAGAGACGGAAAGTCTGCGCTGAGGCAGCAAAAACAACGCTTTCGGCTGGTGAACGGTTCATTAGCGGGGGTGATTTGCGAGATGGAAACGCGGGAAGGTAAAACCTTTTTTACGGTTCTGGTGCCCCGGCGCGATTTATGCCGTCAGCTGAAGCACTTTTCTGCCTGGCTGAATGCCGGGCTGCTGGCGGCCGGGCACAACGTTGCGCTGGAGGTGGTGTATGACGCTGATCTCTTTTGA